A genomic stretch from Pomacea canaliculata isolate SZHN2017 linkage group LG2, ASM307304v1, whole genome shotgun sequence includes:
- the LOC112556124 gene encoding uncharacterized protein C17orf98-like: MAESGSKSPRQPKGRQNKIYRTPPTPPPGELRVKEKSFVLDCKATSSISCDYSKVNPKLGPVIPPYNSQRDKHVDQYFTFYGVDRTLNKTGQDNGGSSIDGPVMDAFYTHGAGFQYLSLRNKVGAGHSHETINGHAQFMQGVKPVTSYNGRYGFRRNTPWLRQLPSPFVPNIISPTF, encoded by the exons ATGGCTGAATCAGGCTCCAAGTCTCCCCGGCAACCGAAGGGTCGGCAGAACAAGATCTACCGCACGCCCCCTACCCCGCCACCCGGGGAGCTGAGGGTTAAGGAAAAGTCGTTTGTTCTGGACTGCAAGGCCACCAGCAGCATCTCGTGCGACTACTCAAAGGTGAACCCTAAGCTCGGCCCCGTCATCCCACCCTACAACTCGCAGAGGGACAAGCACGTGGACCAGTACTTCACCTTCTACGGCGTGGACAGGACGCTGAACAAGACTGGTCAG GATAATGGTGGCAGCTCTATTGATGGTCCAGTGATGGATGCCTTTTACACACACGGGGCAGGATTCCAGTACCTGTCACTCCGGAATAAAGTTGGAGCAG GCCACTCTCACGAGACAATCAACGGACATGCGCAGTTCATGCAAGGCGTCAAACCAGTAACAAGCTACAATGGCAGATACGGGTTCAGAAGGAACACTCCATGGTTGAGGCAGCTACCTTCGCCTTTCGTGCCTAACATCATCTCCCCCACCTTCTGA
- the LOC112556020 gene encoding LOW QUALITY PROTEIN: glutamate decarboxylase 1-like (The sequence of the model RefSeq protein was modified relative to this genomic sequence to represent the inferred CDS: inserted 1 base in 1 codon), whose protein sequence is MDWAQMKTAETIGVGSRVNSPMLTEHSQCDSNKEVDSQEAEGQMAYQCGMFLNKLKRGIVNHTSSHGSNTASEEGPQQGKDSHAAIICKSSDWSQFEGVLESDFFNAGGEGKACKFLREVALVLMQYYVAEMDRKTKVVDFHHPHQLREMMSHCLDIDETPRDLEQLLSDCKETLKYCVKTGHGHYIQQQLSTGIDVVGVAGEWLTAIANTNMFFLYEVGAVFXLMEIVGAFDLLGENCWENEGEGIFAPGGAVSNLYGVLIARHSVFPKAKEEGMPWGVCPVVFTSEHSHFSIKRACALLGIGTNNCIRVRCDHRGKMLVEELEQHILAAKAAGKTPVMVNAMCGTTGLGAIDPLDAIADVCRTYGIWMHVDGAWGGALLMSRDHRYLMKGIERADSMTWNPHKMMGVPLQCSAILCKRKGILQAANQMKADYLFQQDKHYDLSWDTGDKTIQCGRHNDIFKMWLMWRAKGDEGFERQVVHNMEMAKYLKDRATDHKGFHIVNTELDAPNVCFWYLPEAWRHIPFEQIKKEQITKALMMESGTTMVQYQPLGTMPNFFRVAVSNPILTTQDMDFLVDEIDRLGRDIPYPILDA, encoded by the exons ATGGACTGGGCTCAAATGAAAACTGCCGAGACCATCGGCGTGGGCTCGCGCGTCAACTCCCCAATGCTGACGGAGCACTCGCAGTGTG ACTCAAACAAGGAGGTTGACTCTCAGGAGGCGGAGGGCCAGATGGCGTACCAGTGTGGCATGTTTCTCAACAAGCTCAAGCGGGGCATCGTCAACCACACCAGCTCCCACGGTAGTAACACAGCCAGTGAAGAGGGCCCACAGCAGGGCAAGGACAGTCATGCGGCCATCATCTGCAAGAGTTCCGACTGGTCACAGTTCGAGGGGGTTCTAGAGTCAG ATTTTTTCAACGCTGGAGGAGAGGGGAAGGCGTGCAAGTTTCTCAGGGAGGTAGCTCTGGTACTTATGCAATACTACGTGGCAGAGATGGACAGAAAGACGAAG GTCGTCGACTTTCATCACCCTCATCAGCTGCGCGAGATGATGAGTCATTGTCTAGATATCGACGAGACGCCGCGAGATTTGGAGCAGCTGCTTAGCGACTGCAAGGAAACGCTGAAGTACTGCGTGAAGACCG GACATGGT CACTATATTCAACAGCAGCTGTCCACTGGCATAGACGTGGTGGGTGTTGCCGGGGAGTGGCTGACCGCCATCGCCAACACCAACAT GTTTTTTCTTTACGAGGTGGGCGCAGTGT ACCTGATGGAGATTGTGGGTGCTTTCGACCTGCTGGGAGAAAATTGTTGGGAAAACGAAGGCGAAGGGATCTTTGCTCCAG gtggcgctgtgtCCAATTTGTACGGCGTCCTCATTGCTAGGCACAGTGTTTTCCCCAAAGCCAAGGAGGAGGGGATGCCGTGGGGTGTGTGCCCCGTTGTGTTTACATCCGAGCAC AGCCACTTCTCCATAAAGCGAGCATGCGCACTTCTTGGTATTGGTACCAATAACTGCATCCGGGTTCGCTGCGATCACAG GGGTAAGATGCTGGTGGAAGAGCTAGAGCAGCATATCCTGGCGGCCAAGGCAGCAGGCAAGACTCCTGTCATGGTCAACGCCATGTGCGGAACAACCGGACTGGGCGCCATCGACCCGCTCGACGCCATCGCCGACGTCTGCCGCACCTACGGGATTTGGATGCATGTGGAT GGAGCTTGGGGAGGTGCCTTGTTGATGTCACGCGATCATAGGTACTTGATGAAGGGCATCGAAAG AGCCGACTCGATGACGTGGAACCCACACAAAATGATGGGTGTGCCCTTGCAGTGCTCTGCCATCCTATGTAAACGCAAG GGGATTCTGCAAGCAGCCAATCAGATGAAGGCCGACTACCTTTTCCAGCAAGACAAGCACTACGACCTGAGCTGGGACACTGGGGACAAAACCATCCAGTGTGGTCGCCACAATGACATCTTCAAAATGTGGCTGATGTGGAGAGCAAAG GGAGACGAAGGGTTTGAGAGACAAGTCGTCCACAACATGGAGATGGCGAA ATATCTGAAAGACAGAGCCACTGATCATAAGGGATTCCACATTGTCAACACCGAG cTTGACGCACCCAACGTTTGCTTCTGGTACTTACCCGAGGCTTGGCGTCATATACCCTTTGAACAAATCAAAAAGGAACAGATTACAAAA GCTCTCATGATGGAGAGTGGTACCACCATGGTGCAGTATCAGCCGCTGGGCACCATGCCAAACTTCTTCCGGGTGGCCGTCTCCAATCCCATCCTTACCACCCAAGACATGGACTTCCTTGTTGATGAGATTGACCGTCTTGGCAGGGATATCCCCTACCCCATCCTCGACGCCTAG
- the LOC112556123 gene encoding zinc transporter ZIP10-like, whose protein sequence is MALQFCGCLDYLPRGAAGRCGYPPYAQVVLQEPSAVPHLAGCGSFVWRRTFASASTRISGRGRESRGKGGHSSDSVWKGLVALVALVFFFVLERVLHVVTSQRAKRRQQKKIGSNISGLANDNGTSMMSPLVLTILPGGIASSNEISVTEKGIISDKDNIHDSYVSATADDAQHSNHNHGDPGGHGHGHGHAHLSEMPDSVAAVAWMVILGDGIHNFSDGLAIGAAFANSITGGFSTSVAVFCHELPHEIGDFAVLLSSGMTVKQGLTYNVLSSALCFLGMVAGMLLGQVKSASIWIFAAVGGMFLYISLADMLPQLSTAGNQSGKAAFKNLLVQCLGIVLGAAIMLTIAVFEEDLKNMLD, encoded by the exons ATGGCTCTACAGTTTTGTGGCTGTCTTGATTATCTCCCTCGTGGGGCTGCTGGGCGTTGCGGTTATCCCCCTTATGCGCAAGTTGTTCTACAAGAGCCTTCTGCAGTTCCTCATCTCGCTGGCTGTGGGAGCTTTGTCTGGAGACGCACTTTTGCATCTGCTTCCACAC GCATtagtggaagaggaagagaatcACGGGGCAAAGGAGGTCACAGTTCAGACAGTGTCTGGAAGGGTCTCGTGGCACTGGTGgctcttgtcttcttctttgtccTGGAGCGTGTCCTCCATGTCGTGACATCCCAACGCGCTAAACGTCGACAACAG aaaaaaattggaagcaatatttCGGGACTAGCTAATGACAATGGAACGAGTATGATGTCCCCACTGGTTCTTACCATTCTGCCTG GTGGCATAGCTTCATCAAACGAAATTTCAGTCACAGAGAAGGGTATAATCAGCGACAAAGACAACATTCACGACAGCTACGTCAGCGCCACTGCTGATGATGCCCAGCATTCGAACCACAACCACGGTGACCCGGGAGGTCATGGTCATGGTCATGGACACGCCCACCTGTCCGAGATGCCGGACTCCGTGGCGGCCGTAGCCTGGATGGTCATCCTAGGGGACGGAATTCACAACTTCAGTGACGGGCTGGCCATCGGGGCCGCGTTCGCCAACAGCATCACCGGCGGCTTCAGCACGTCTGTCGCCGTCTTTTGCCACGAGCTGCCTCACGAGATAG GTGACTTCGCCGTCTTGCTCTCCTCCGGCATGACAGTAAAACAGGGGCTGACCTACAAcgtcctgtcgtctgctctctgcttctTGGGAATGGTGGCGGGCATGCTGCTGGGCCAGGTGAAGAGTGCCTCCATTTGGATCTTCGCTGCTGTGGGCGGCATGTTCCTGTACATCTCGCTGGCTGACATG TTGCCGCAGCTGTCCACCGCTGGGAATCAGTCTGGAAAAGCCGCCTTCAAGAATCTGCTTGTTCAATGTCTTGGAATTGTTTTAGGCGCCGCAATTATGCTGACCATTGCGGTCTTTGAGGAAGATCTCAAAAATATGTTGGACTAA